GCGCCCAGGTCGCGGCGGGGGAGGTCGTCTCCGGCCCCACGGACCGCCCCGTCCTCGGCGTCACCGACCGGGGGGCGCCGTTCGTCGGGACGGTGCGGCTCGGCGGGAGGCTGTGGCTCTCGCCGGGCCTTTCGGCGCTCCTGGGCCGGGTCAACGCCCCCCCGGCGGGCGACACCCTCGCGCTCTACAACCGCTTGGTCGGCGCCGCCACCCCGGCGGACACCGGGGTGGTGGAGCTGGTCGTCCGCCGGCTCGATCCGCCGCGCGCCGTGGGCGACACCGTGCGCGGCGTCCTCGTGGCCGTGGACACGCTCCCGGAAGGCGTCCCCGTCCCCGCGGACGGGGCGGTGTTCGCGGCCCGCGGGCAGGCGGCGACCTTTCTCCGCCTCCTCGCGCCCGTGGGCGACACGCTCCGCTGGACGCTCGCCTTCGACCCGGCGCCCGGACCGGTGCGGGAGATGGTGGGCGGCCACCCCGTGCTCCTGCGCGGCGGGCGTCCGGTCCCGGACCCGCCCGGGATGCAGCCGTCCTTTTCCACGGCGCGCCATCCGCGCAGCGCCGTGGGGTGGCGCGCGGACGGCACCCTCCTCCTGGTGGCGGTGGACGGG
This region of Longimicrobiaceae bacterium genomic DNA includes:
- a CDS encoding phosphodiester glycosidase family protein, whose amino-acid sequence is AQVAAGEVVSGPTDRPVLGVTDRGAPFVGTVRLGGRLWLSPGLSALLGRVNAPPAGDTLALYNRLVGAATPADTGVVELVVRRLDPPRAVGDTVRGVLVAVDTLPEGVPVPADGAVFAARGQAATFLRLLAPVGDTLRWTLAFDPAPGPVREMVGGHPVLLRGGRPVPDPPGMQPSFSTARHPRSAVGWRADGTLLLVAVDGRQPGHSVGMSLDELRALFLELGAVEALNLDGGGSTALVVRGATVNRPSDPEGERPVANALLLLGPAPGSCSGP